One Sodalis praecaptivus DNA segment encodes these proteins:
- a CDS encoding sugar ABC transporter ATP-binding protein, whose product MSQEHAGGEAAYLLEVTGVRKSFGPVVALKNAEFCLRRGSIHALCGGNGAGKSTFLSILMGFIQPDGGDIFINGKRCEFSHPKEALEAGVAIVQQELSAIPDLTVAENIWLGREPRRLGFVDFGKMNQQTAALLDDLQFALSPTEKMRNLSVAEQQLVEIAKALSHADADIIIMDEPTSAIGEEDVQKIFQVITRLAQRGKGIIYVSHRLSEIFQIADSYTIFRDGAYIHEGFLRDITREQLIEHIIGGEFKDEFAKFNQPGEDVIMEVKNLSWGSKIRDISLTLKRGEILGIYGLVGSGRSEFLDLIFGIKHADSGSVVIGDRQLARHSPKESIASGIAYVTEDRKETGLVLCRSVMENINIASFTAISRGGFINDRLERQRSAEMIKRFNVKTPDGDHIVGNLSGGNQQKVVLGRWALLDPQVLLLDEPTRGIDVGAKKEIYRFMSEFALKDKGIIMVSSELPEIIGMSDRIIVFKDGRLAGEVQAGQSTQAELMKLAV is encoded by the coding sequence ATGAGCCAGGAACACGCCGGCGGCGAAGCGGCCTATTTGTTGGAAGTCACGGGGGTAAGGAAAAGCTTTGGCCCCGTGGTGGCGCTGAAAAACGCCGAGTTTTGTCTGCGGCGAGGGTCGATTCATGCCCTGTGCGGCGGCAACGGCGCCGGCAAATCCACTTTTCTCAGCATTTTGATGGGTTTCATTCAGCCGGACGGCGGCGATATTTTTATCAACGGTAAACGCTGTGAGTTTTCCCATCCGAAAGAGGCCCTGGAAGCGGGCGTCGCCATCGTCCAGCAGGAGCTGAGCGCGATCCCCGACCTGACGGTTGCGGAAAATATCTGGCTGGGACGCGAGCCGCGCCGGCTCGGTTTTGTCGATTTCGGCAAAATGAATCAACAGACCGCGGCGCTGCTCGACGATTTGCAGTTCGCCCTGTCGCCGACGGAGAAAATGCGTAATCTCAGCGTGGCCGAACAGCAATTGGTGGAAATTGCCAAGGCGCTGTCCCATGCCGATGCCGATATTATCATCATGGACGAACCCACCTCGGCGATAGGTGAAGAGGACGTGCAGAAGATTTTCCAGGTCATTACCCGCCTGGCACAGAGGGGAAAAGGCATCATTTACGTCTCCCACCGTCTGTCCGAAATCTTTCAAATTGCCGACAGCTATACCATTTTTCGCGACGGCGCCTACATCCATGAGGGGTTCCTGCGCGACATCACGCGTGAACAGCTGATTGAGCACATCATCGGCGGGGAGTTCAAGGACGAGTTCGCCAAATTCAACCAACCGGGCGAAGACGTGATCATGGAGGTGAAAAACCTCAGCTGGGGCAGCAAGATCCGCGATATCAGCCTCACGCTCAAGCGGGGGGAAATTCTCGGCATCTATGGTCTGGTCGGCTCCGGGCGCAGCGAATTCCTCGATTTGATTTTCGGCATCAAGCATGCCGACAGCGGATCGGTGGTTATCGGCGACAGACAGCTTGCCCGTCATTCGCCCAAAGAGTCCATCGCCAGCGGCATCGCCTACGTGACCGAAGATCGCAAGGAGACCGGCCTGGTGCTGTGCCGATCGGTTATGGAAAACATCAACATCGCCTCGTTTACCGCCATCAGCCGCGGCGGCTTTATTAACGATAGGCTGGAGCGGCAACGTTCAGCGGAGATGATTAAAAGGTTTAACGTCAAAACGCCGGACGGAGACCATATCGTCGGCAACTTAAGCGGCGGTAATCAGCAGAAAGTGGTGCTCGGGCGTTGGGCGCTGCTTGACCCACAGGTCTTGTTGCTGGATGAGCCCACGCGCGGGATCGACGTGGGCGCCAAAAAAGAGATCTACCGTTTTATGTCCGAATTCGCGTTGAAGGATAAAGGCATCATCATGGTGTCCTCCGAACTGCCCGAAATCATCGGCATGAGCGACAGAATCATCGTATTTAAAGACGGCCGTCTGGCGGGGGAAGTACAGGCCGGGCAGTCTACTCAGGCGGAATTGATGAAGCTGGCGGTTTAA
- a CDS encoding MFS transporter, translating to MSQQPDYENMRVYKKKNITMLRSLGYAMTDLNGSAWGTLVGSYLMLFLTTFAELNAGLVGTMLFVLKILDMLVCGAIGGVSDHLFRTRLGRRLGRRHTLFIIGAILTLICFPLLFTVQVGSYWWYFIVLLLLDTAQSFNNIAYETLATEMTDDANERVKLSSVRMFISAFGTFAVTGLPAILLSVLGKDSAEAYTLSGIIFGIALCAGTLITYFTTWEFSPNYVAEFEQHTKTDEKKNLLYAFKEYGRVLKTKACRRTCTLYFVSYFAKDCFNTAFFFYVAFVLGLSQAMAQTASSLSIIGLIVVPIATYFMYRYGPKWLWTLAFSLMILVLLYYSGLYLFDIQLAPAAAFVTIIVLSSLFQIGRQTMEYTVWNVIPLVPDVDSLVSTKLRAGTFAACQTFTRKLTGAIGSAIIGWVLVLGGFDKSLAVQTDGAKLAIMLAFIVIPLVCLLYSLYLARTFNLNPHTHKIIKDEMTRLQQGGAKADVDPVTRDVVEDLTGYPYAEIWDAKK from the coding sequence ATGTCGCAGCAGCCTGACTATGAAAACATGCGCGTTTATAAGAAAAAAAACATCACGATGCTTCGCTCCCTGGGCTATGCCATGACGGACCTGAACGGTTCAGCGTGGGGAACGCTGGTCGGCTCCTATTTGATGCTATTTTTAACCACTTTCGCCGAACTCAACGCCGGCCTCGTCGGCACGATGTTATTTGTCTTGAAAATACTGGATATGCTGGTGTGCGGCGCAATCGGCGGCGTATCCGACCATTTATTCCGCACCCGCCTCGGACGACGGCTTGGCCGCCGCCATACGCTATTTATCATCGGCGCGATATTGACCCTCATCTGCTTTCCGCTGCTGTTTACCGTGCAAGTGGGCTCGTATTGGTGGTATTTCATCGTCCTATTGCTGCTGGACACCGCCCAATCATTTAACAATATCGCTTACGAAACGCTGGCGACCGAGATGACCGATGACGCCAATGAACGGGTAAAACTCAGTTCGGTACGGATGTTTATTTCCGCCTTCGGTACTTTCGCGGTCACCGGGCTGCCGGCTATTCTCCTATCCGTCCTGGGTAAAGACAGCGCGGAGGCCTATACCCTGTCCGGTATCATTTTCGGCATCGCACTCTGCGCCGGGACGCTTATCACCTATTTCACTACCTGGGAATTCTCGCCCAACTACGTGGCCGAATTTGAGCAACACACTAAAACCGATGAAAAGAAAAATCTCCTGTACGCTTTTAAAGAATACGGTCGCGTGTTGAAAACCAAGGCCTGTCGCAGAACCTGTACCCTCTATTTCGTCTCGTATTTTGCCAAAGACTGTTTTAATACCGCTTTCTTCTTCTATGTCGCGTTTGTGCTGGGTCTTTCCCAAGCGATGGCGCAGACGGCGTCTTCACTTTCCATCATCGGCTTAATCGTTGTTCCTATCGCGACCTATTTTATGTACCGCTACGGGCCGAAATGGCTCTGGACGCTGGCTTTCTCACTAATGATCCTGGTGCTGCTTTATTATTCGGGCCTATATCTGTTCGATATCCAGCTCGCCCCCGCCGCGGCGTTCGTCACCATCATTGTTTTATCCTCCCTGTTCCAAATCGGCCGACAAACCATGGAATATACCGTGTGGAATGTCATCCCCCTGGTGCCGGATGTTGATTCGCTGGTGTCGACCAAGCTTAGAGCGGGCACGTTCGCCGCATGCCAAACGTTTACCCGCAAATTAACCGGCGCCATCGGGTCGGCTATCATCGGCTGGGTTCTGGTATTAGGGGGATTCGATAAGTCTCTCGCCGTACAAACCGACGGCGCCAAACTCGCCATCATGCTGGCCTTTATCGTCATTCCGCTGGTTTGCCTACTCTATTCGCTCTACCTTGCCCGCACATTCAACCTTAACCCCCATACCCATAAAATCATCAAAGACGAAATGACCCGGCTGCAACAGGGCGGCGCCAAAGCGGATGTCGATCCGGTCACCCGCGACGTGGTTGAGGATTTGACGGGCTATCCATACGCTGAAATTTGGGATGCCAAAAAATAA
- the xylB gene encoding xylulokinase: MALFAGIDCGTQGTKVVIVDDDSGRILGEGSAPHPLISDASGRREQQAQWWVDALMSAFKRAVDAAAVNPADIQGLAVSGQQHGFVALDAAGDVLHTVKLWCDTETAPENDWLLEQLGGISGSLARLGLMVATGYTASKIVWFKQHHPELWQRLATVLLPHDYLNFWLTGQRVAEYGDASGSGLFDIRNRCWDRFVVDRIDSSGRLWRALPPLVSAETCIGGVTAAAAERLGLTPGTPVASGGGDNMMAAIGTGNIQPGILTMSLGTSGTLFACADAPVVADSEMIAGFCSSTNGWLPLICTMNVTSASGAVQKLLDMDVNAFNRALGQAEPGAGGMLMLPFFNGERVPQLPAAKASLHNLDADNFTAANLCLAVVESATYGLRFGMDLFRQQGIAVTEIRLTGGGARSARWRQIVADVMNCPVVCPVEKEAAALGAAIQAIWSVRVAQQPQRPAREQLQALCERFVHLDEDSRCRPDPARQQRYGELYPRYLRLLQHEYEVGL; this comes from the coding sequence ATGGCGCTCTTTGCCGGTATCGACTGCGGTACGCAGGGGACGAAGGTGGTGATCGTCGATGACGACAGCGGAAGGATCCTCGGTGAAGGAAGCGCCCCGCATCCGCTGATAAGCGATGCCTCCGGCCGACGTGAGCAGCAGGCGCAGTGGTGGGTCGACGCGCTAATGAGCGCCTTCAAGCGGGCCGTCGATGCGGCGGCGGTCAATCCGGCGGATATCCAGGGGCTGGCCGTGTCGGGCCAGCAGCACGGTTTCGTGGCGCTGGACGCTGCGGGCGACGTTCTGCATACGGTCAAGCTGTGGTGCGATACCGAAACCGCGCCGGAGAACGACTGGCTGCTGGAGCAGCTCGGCGGTATCAGCGGCTCGCTGGCGCGGCTCGGGCTGATGGTGGCGACGGGCTATACCGCGTCCAAAATCGTCTGGTTCAAGCAGCATCACCCGGAACTGTGGCAGCGGCTGGCCACGGTATTGCTGCCCCACGATTACCTCAATTTTTGGTTAACGGGGCAGCGCGTGGCCGAATACGGCGATGCCTCCGGCAGCGGTTTGTTCGATATTCGCAACCGCTGTTGGGATCGCTTCGTCGTGGATCGCATCGACAGCAGCGGCCGGCTGTGGCGGGCGCTGCCGCCGCTGGTCAGCGCTGAAACCTGCATAGGCGGGGTGACGGCCGCGGCGGCGGAAAGGCTGGGACTGACGCCGGGTACGCCGGTGGCCAGCGGCGGCGGCGATAATATGATGGCGGCGATCGGCACCGGCAATATCCAGCCGGGGATCCTGACCATGAGCCTGGGAACGTCGGGCACGCTGTTTGCCTGCGCGGATGCGCCGGTGGTGGCGGATTCCGAGATGATTGCCGGTTTCTGCTCCAGCACCAACGGCTGGTTGCCGCTTATCTGCACCATGAACGTCACCTCCGCCAGCGGCGCGGTGCAGAAATTGCTCGATATGGACGTCAACGCCTTCAATCGGGCGCTGGGGCAGGCGGAACCGGGTGCCGGCGGCATGTTGATGCTGCCGTTCTTCAACGGCGAACGGGTACCGCAACTGCCCGCGGCCAAGGCCAGTCTGCACAATCTGGATGCGGATAATTTTACCGCCGCCAATCTCTGTTTGGCGGTGGTGGAAAGCGCCACTTATGGACTGCGTTTCGGAATGGACTTGTTCCGCCAGCAGGGGATCGCGGTCACGGAAATCCGCCTGACCGGCGGCGGCGCCCGCAGCGCGCGCTGGCGGCAGATTGTGGCGGACGTCATGAACTGTCCGGTGGTGTGTCCGGTGGAGAAAGAAGCCGCCGCATTGGGCGCGGCTATCCAGGCCATTTGGTCCGTACGCGTAGCGCAACAGCCGCAGCGTCCGGCTCGCGAGCAGTTACAGGCACTGTGCGAGCGCTTCGTCCATCTGGACGAGGACAGCCGTTGCCGCCCCGACCCAGCGCGTCAGCAGCGCTATGGCGAGCTTTATCCGCGCTATCTGCGTCTGCTGCAACACGAATATGAGGTAGGCCTATGA
- a CDS encoding glycoside hydrolase family 28 protein encodes MTRYNATHFPTLQDAIDAAAASASPGASAELIVPAGVYETGPVTLYSDLILTLEAGAIIRFRADPHCYPPIWTRWEGIECYAMRPLMYASEASNITLRGEGVIDGAGQWWWDTFRQIEAEDRMTPRESYELALAARNPDYLSRPGGGARPQTQFLRPPLLQFWKCRHIRLEDITLQNSPFWTCHTVYSRDIILRGVKILNPADAINTDAVDLDSSEDIVIEHCLFDVGDDAVTLKSGSGADGLRINLPTRGVTVSHCKILASHGGIAIGSETAGGIEDVTVNDCVFEGTQRAIRLKSRRGRGGTIKNITLSNLTMTGCWCPIVIGQYFAPGVLPAERDTTLSETAQPVTPMTPRIENVRIAHVQATDIRATAAFIVGLPEAPIQRVTIENYRYSLAQADQLLPTWHTEPTEGHFHDDDRGIKVVNAEHVTFL; translated from the coding sequence ATGACTCGCTATAACGCTACACATTTTCCTACGCTACAGGATGCCATTGACGCGGCCGCCGCCAGCGCCTCACCTGGCGCCAGCGCGGAGCTTATCGTCCCCGCAGGCGTTTATGAAACCGGCCCCGTGACGCTGTACAGTGATTTAATCCTTACCCTTGAGGCGGGCGCCATCATCCGCTTTCGCGCCGATCCCCACTGCTATCCGCCGATATGGACGCGCTGGGAGGGCATTGAATGCTATGCCATGCGGCCGCTGATGTATGCGAGCGAGGCCAGTAACATCACTCTGCGCGGTGAAGGCGTTATTGATGGCGCGGGACAATGGTGGTGGGATACTTTCCGGCAAATCGAAGCGGAGGACCGCATGACGCCGCGGGAATCCTATGAGCTGGCGCTCGCCGCGCGCAATCCCGATTATCTGTCCCGCCCCGGCGGCGGCGCGCGGCCGCAAACGCAGTTCCTACGCCCGCCGCTACTGCAATTCTGGAAATGCCGCCATATCCGCCTCGAGGATATCACCCTGCAAAATTCGCCCTTTTGGACCTGCCATACGGTGTATTCGCGGGATATCATTTTGCGAGGCGTCAAAATTCTTAATCCCGCCGACGCCATAAATACGGACGCCGTCGATCTTGATTCCTCGGAAGACATCGTTATCGAACACTGCTTGTTTGATGTCGGTGATGATGCCGTAACGTTGAAATCGGGATCGGGCGCGGACGGGTTGCGTATTAATTTGCCGACACGCGGCGTCACGGTCAGCCACTGCAAAATACTGGCGAGCCACGGCGGTATTGCCATCGGTTCAGAAACCGCGGGGGGAATCGAGGATGTGACGGTTAACGATTGCGTCTTTGAAGGCACCCAGCGCGCGATACGATTGAAGTCGCGGCGCGGCCGGGGCGGTACGATAAAAAATATCACCTTGAGCAATCTGACGATGACCGGCTGCTGGTGTCCGATTGTTATCGGGCAATATTTTGCGCCCGGGGTACTGCCGGCAGAACGCGACACCACCTTATCGGAGACGGCGCAGCCGGTAACGCCTATGACGCCGCGGATTGAGAACGTGCGCATAGCCCATGTTCAGGCAACCGACATACGCGCCACCGCCGCGTTTATTGTCGGGCTACCCGAAGCGCCTATACAACGTGTCACCATTGAAAACTATCGTTATTCGCTGGCGCAGGCAGACCAGTTGCTGCCAACCTGGCATACCGAGCCAACCGAAGGCCATTTTCATGATGACGACCGCGGCATAAAGGTGGTGAACGCGGAACACGTGACCTTCCTGTAG
- a CDS encoding LysR family transcriptional regulator, producing the protein MLKENFNDLMAFLIVAQERSFTRAAARLGLSQSALSHSMRNLEERMGIRLLTRTTRSVSVTQAGERLLERIGPHFNDIEIELNAMKDMRDVPAGNIRVTAGEHAADYILWPVLRTFLPQWPDIHVEVTVDNALTDIVSHRFDAGVRLGEQVAKDMVAVPIGPPMRMAVVGSPAYFARHRPPRVPSDLQHHRCITMRSLTLGGLMPWEFAHDGKELRVKVEGQLTINALHHRIDAAKADLGLIYLPEDTVSHEIAEGRLVRVLEAWCDVFPGYYLYYPSRRQHTTAFSLFVAALRANRETPQG; encoded by the coding sequence GTGCTAAAAGAAAATTTCAACGATCTCATGGCGTTTCTCATCGTCGCCCAAGAGCGCAGTTTTACCCGCGCAGCGGCGCGGTTGGGGCTATCGCAATCCGCCCTCAGCCATTCCATGCGCAATTTGGAAGAGAGAATGGGTATTCGCCTGTTGACGCGGACCACGCGCAGCGTGTCTGTAACGCAGGCCGGCGAACGTCTGCTTGAGCGCATAGGGCCGCATTTCAACGATATCGAAATTGAACTGAACGCGATGAAAGACATGCGTGATGTGCCGGCCGGGAATATTCGCGTGACCGCCGGCGAGCACGCCGCCGATTATATCCTATGGCCGGTATTGCGTACCTTTTTGCCGCAATGGCCCGATATCCATGTTGAAGTGACGGTAGATAATGCCTTAACCGATATTGTAAGCCACCGGTTCGATGCGGGTGTCCGTCTCGGAGAGCAGGTGGCGAAAGATATGGTCGCCGTCCCCATTGGCCCGCCGATGCGGATGGCGGTAGTGGGTTCGCCGGCTTATTTCGCCCGCCATCGTCCGCCGCGCGTGCCATCGGACCTGCAACACCATCGTTGCATCACCATGCGCTCGCTGACGCTGGGCGGCCTTATGCCCTGGGAATTTGCGCACGACGGTAAAGAGCTGCGGGTCAAAGTAGAAGGCCAGTTGACTATCAATGCCTTACATCATCGTATTGATGCGGCGAAAGCCGATTTGGGCCTGATTTACCTCCCTGAAGATACGGTAAGTCATGAGATAGCCGAAGGACGTCTGGTCCGGGTTCTGGAGGCGTGGTGTGACGTTTTCCCCGGTTATTATCTCTATTATCCCAGCCGCAGGCAGCACACGACGGCGTTTTCCCTCTTCGTGGCGGCCCTGCGCGCCAACCGGGAAACGCCCCAAGGTTGA
- a CDS encoding ABC transporter permease has protein sequence MDSTHSLTQGLTFIARNKRRLHKYGIIIAFFVLCLVVTIIGEVQVANGAWSNNYFLSNENMLIVLRQISINGILAIGMTFVIITAGVDLSVGSVLALSGIVAARFATTNSGLSIGDSAHALIMPMLVALAIGIVCGLINGTILARYRLQPFIVTMGMLSAARGLALLTTDGNPVSQLNSDFRWLGNGYVLGIPVPVILFIAIFALGWVLLNKTLFGRYVYAVGGNQKSARTSGISVVKIKVLVYTLCGALAGIAGLILTARTGSAQTSAGAAYELDAIAAVVIGGTSMAGGVGTLVGTFFGILIIGVMNNGLDLLGVQSYYQQIIKGALIVVAVLLDPSRKQQRD, from the coding sequence ATGGACAGTACGCATTCACTGACCCAGGGGCTGACGTTTATTGCGCGCAATAAGCGGCGCCTGCACAAATACGGCATTATCATCGCGTTTTTTGTTCTATGCCTTGTCGTGACCATTATTGGTGAGGTTCAGGTGGCGAACGGCGCCTGGAGTAATAATTATTTTCTCAGCAATGAAAATATGCTGATCGTATTACGCCAGATTTCAATTAACGGCATTCTGGCCATCGGTATGACGTTTGTGATTATTACCGCAGGCGTCGATCTGTCCGTTGGTTCGGTGCTGGCGCTGAGCGGTATTGTGGCGGCGCGATTCGCCACCACCAATAGCGGCCTATCGATAGGCGACAGCGCCCACGCGCTCATTATGCCGATGCTGGTGGCGCTGGCCATCGGTATCGTCTGCGGCCTTATCAACGGCACTATCCTGGCGCGCTACCGGTTGCAGCCGTTTATCGTCACCATGGGCATGCTCTCGGCGGCGCGCGGTCTGGCGCTGCTGACCACCGATGGCAACCCGGTCTCGCAATTGAATTCGGATTTTCGCTGGCTGGGCAATGGCTACGTACTGGGGATTCCGGTACCGGTCATCCTGTTTATCGCCATATTCGCCCTAGGCTGGGTGCTGTTGAATAAAACCCTATTTGGACGCTATGTCTATGCCGTTGGCGGCAATCAGAAGAGCGCCCGTACCTCGGGCATCAGCGTGGTGAAAATCAAAGTCCTGGTCTACACCCTGTGCGGCGCGCTGGCGGGTATCGCCGGTCTTATTCTGACCGCCCGCACCGGCTCTGCGCAGACCAGCGCAGGGGCCGCCTACGAGCTGGACGCCATTGCGGCCGTGGTGATTGGCGGCACCAGTATGGCGGGCGGCGTCGGTACGCTGGTCGGTACCTTCTTCGGTATTTTAATTATCGGCGTAATGAATAACGGGCTTGACCTGCTGGGGGTGCAGTCTTACTACCAGCAGATTATCAAAGGCGCATTAATCGTTGTGGCGGTATTGCTCGACCCATCGCGCAAGCAACAGCGCGATTAA
- a CDS encoding NAD(P)-dependent alcohol dehydrogenase, which yields MKALVLEEAGKISIQDREFNEQPGDDEVLIKIHSVGICGSDVHYYQHGRIGPFVVKAPMVLGHEAAGVVLAVGKNVHHLRQGDRVCMEPGIPDMQSAQSRAGIYNLDPAVRFWATPPIDGCLRETVVHPAAFTFKLPDNVSFTEGAMVEPLAIGMHAATKAGIKPGDIALVIGAGPIGVVTALAALAGGCSDVIICDLFEEKLKVAERYPGLHAVNIKTGNLAEKVAALTSGNGADVIFECSGAKQAIASISDHVAPGGTAVLVGMPIDASPMDIVAAQAKEVTFKTIFRYANMYPRTLRLLSAGKLKVQPLISQTYKFNDAVEAFDRAASGNPGDIKIMLEME from the coding sequence ATGAAAGCATTAGTGCTTGAAGAAGCGGGAAAAATCTCTATCCAGGATCGCGAATTCAACGAGCAGCCTGGCGACGACGAGGTGCTGATAAAAATCCACTCTGTCGGCATTTGCGGCAGCGACGTCCATTACTACCAGCATGGCCGCATCGGCCCGTTCGTGGTCAAAGCGCCGATGGTACTGGGTCACGAAGCCGCCGGCGTCGTACTGGCGGTGGGGAAGAATGTCCACCATTTACGCCAGGGCGATCGCGTTTGTATGGAGCCTGGGATCCCCGATATGCAATCCGCCCAATCCCGCGCCGGCATTTATAACCTGGACCCGGCGGTACGTTTCTGGGCCACGCCGCCGATTGATGGCTGTCTGCGGGAAACGGTGGTGCATCCGGCGGCGTTCACCTTCAAATTGCCGGACAACGTCAGCTTTACCGAAGGCGCAATGGTGGAGCCGCTGGCCATTGGTATGCATGCCGCTACCAAGGCCGGCATTAAACCCGGCGATATCGCGCTGGTCATCGGCGCCGGTCCCATCGGGGTGGTGACGGCCCTTGCCGCGCTGGCGGGCGGGTGTTCCGATGTCATTATCTGCGATTTGTTCGAGGAAAAATTAAAGGTCGCCGAACGCTACCCGGGCCTGCACGCGGTCAATATCAAAACCGGCAATCTGGCGGAGAAAGTCGCCGCCCTGACCTCCGGCAACGGCGCGGATGTGATATTTGAGTGCAGCGGAGCGAAACAGGCTATCGCGAGCATCAGCGACCATGTCGCCCCCGGCGGTACCGCGGTGCTGGTCGGTATGCCCATTGATGCGTCGCCGATGGATATCGTCGCCGCGCAGGCGAAAGAAGTCACCTTCAAGACCATTTTCCGCTATGCCAACATGTATCCCCGCACGCTGCGGCTGCTGAGCGCCGGCAAACTGAAGGTGCAGCCGTTGATTTCGCAGACCTATAAGTTCAACGACGCCGTCGAGGCGTTCGACCGCGCCGCCTCGGGCAATCCGGGCGATATCAAAATCATGCTGGAAATGGAGTGA
- a CDS encoding sugar isomerase, which yields MTTHEKAREKTATMLQEAGMVITEAEKEKIEIAEFGLPGYPLSGLQLLTYFNSPRYCAKELVLFPGQTCPEHLHPPFNGTPGKQETFRCRWGEVYLFVDDPALALNHGEVAPPAGDEEWYRCQRYLVLRAGEQYTIAPNTRHWFQAGAQGAVVSEFSSESRDDLDIFTDPRVRRVA from the coding sequence ATGACAACTCACGAAAAAGCACGGGAAAAAACGGCAACCATGCTGCAAGAAGCGGGCATGGTTATCACCGAAGCGGAAAAGGAAAAAATCGAAATCGCGGAATTCGGTCTGCCAGGTTATCCCTTGTCCGGCCTACAGTTGTTAACCTATTTCAATTCGCCACGCTATTGCGCAAAGGAGCTGGTGCTGTTTCCCGGACAAACCTGCCCGGAACATTTACATCCGCCGTTCAACGGCACCCCGGGGAAACAGGAAACCTTCCGTTGCCGCTGGGGAGAGGTGTATTTATTTGTCGACGACCCCGCGCTGGCGCTGAACCACGGTGAGGTCGCGCCGCCGGCTGGCGATGAAGAATGGTACCGTTGTCAACGCTATCTCGTGCTGCGCGCGGGCGAGCAATACACCATTGCGCCCAATACCCGCCATTGGTTCCAGGCCGGCGCGCAGGGCGCGGTCGTCTCTGAATTCTCATCGGAAAGCCGGGACGATCTCGATATTTTTACCGACCCGCGCGTACGGCGCGTAGCGTAA
- a CDS encoding substrate-binding domain-containing protein, with translation MTKIALLTSSLFFANSVVAQAAPVKIAVLMYGMKAEFVQLMEKAAKEHPAVKSGDVQLTMYDGRYDPMVQNNQAETAIQTHADAIIINPMDYEANIDVVTMANEAKIPVIVTNARLNTDKMTSEVVSDDVLGGYLEAKSVLNKMNCKGNVVIIEGPKGGSGEIQRGQGNDKAIAECGAGNIKILERKTANWSRAEALPLMENWLQKHKGQINGVIAQNDEMALGAIEAIKGANLNVKDFAIAGVDGVSDAIRAVQAGEMVSILQDAHAQMQGSIDVALHAVKGDSYQPQSDIWKQYAGKMNWDGGKAKRYSVPWTEVTPQNAAQLLDARK, from the coding sequence ATGACAAAAATAGCGTTACTGACCTCAAGCCTGTTTTTTGCCAATAGCGTTGTGGCTCAGGCCGCGCCGGTAAAAATCGCCGTATTGATGTATGGCATGAAAGCGGAGTTTGTTCAGTTGATGGAGAAAGCGGCGAAAGAGCATCCGGCGGTGAAAAGCGGTGATGTTCAATTGACCATGTACGATGGCCGTTATGATCCGATGGTGCAAAATAACCAGGCCGAAACCGCTATTCAGACCCATGCTGATGCCATCATCATCAACCCCATGGACTACGAGGCCAACATCGACGTGGTCACTATGGCCAACGAGGCAAAAATCCCGGTTATCGTCACCAACGCCCGTTTGAATACCGACAAAATGACCTCCGAGGTGGTTTCGGACGATGTGTTGGGCGGCTATTTGGAAGCCAAGTCCGTGCTGAACAAGATGAACTGTAAAGGCAACGTGGTCATTATCGAAGGTCCGAAAGGGGGCAGCGGCGAAATCCAGCGCGGCCAGGGCAACGATAAAGCTATCGCCGAGTGCGGTGCGGGCAATATCAAGATCCTCGAGCGCAAAACCGCCAACTGGTCGCGCGCGGAAGCGCTGCCTTTGATGGAAAACTGGTTGCAGAAACATAAAGGCCAGATCAACGGCGTTATCGCACAGAACGACGAGATGGCGCTGGGCGCTATCGAGGCTATTAAAGGCGCCAATCTGAACGTGAAAGATTTTGCCATTGCCGGCGTTGACGGTGTTTCCGATGCGATTCGCGCGGTGCAGGCGGGCGAGATGGTTTCGATTCTGCAGGACGCGCACGCGCAAATGCAGGGCTCCATTGACGTCGCGCTGCACGCGGTAAAAGGCGACAGCTACCAGCCTCAATCGGATATCTGGAAACAGTATGCAGGTAAAATGAACTGGGACGGCGGCAAAGCCAAACGCTATTCCGTACCCTGGACCGAAGTTACGCCGCAAAATGCCGCTCAACTGCTGGACGCGCGTAAATAA
- a CDS encoding cupin domain-containing protein, with amino-acid sequence MHIIHAASTPSSVGSDAYFTGRVRVDSPFQAAAPARVGGATVTFEPGARTAWHTHPLGQTLIVTQGQGWIQCAGEPIYVISQGDRVWIPPEVKHWHGATPDTAMTHLAIAEALNGSPVTWLEPVADAQYSR; translated from the coding sequence ATGCACATCATCCATGCCGCCTCAACCCCCTCCAGCGTCGGGTCAGACGCCTACTTCACCGGCCGGGTCCGAGTCGATTCCCCTTTTCAGGCCGCGGCGCCGGCCCGCGTCGGGGGCGCAACGGTCACTTTTGAGCCCGGCGCCAGGACGGCATGGCATACCCATCCCCTGGGCCAGACGCTGATTGTGACGCAGGGGCAGGGCTGGATACAGTGCGCCGGCGAGCCGATCTACGTCATTAGCCAGGGTGATAGGGTCTGGATCCCGCCGGAGGTGAAACATTGGCACGGTGCAACGCCTGACACCGCCATGACGCATCTTGCGATAGCTGAAGCGTTAAACGGCAGCCCGGTAACCTGGTTGGAGCCGGTCGCCGACGCGCAGTACAGCCGTTAA